The proteins below come from a single Chryseobacterium capnotolerans genomic window:
- a CDS encoding leucine-rich repeat domain-containing protein — MKQESEGLLGKIDHYWKMIPTHHTLSYSVDKESFDNRTVKILTLSKHHQNWKRIFECPDLEEIHLDNPSQEQLQAMNELKWLKRLRLKSFRAKDIGFIRSLIGLEEVSLEYVSGFSDLSPLQSLPNLKALHLENLRKVSCFEGLQGIKNLKYLHISGTLDWKQPIENFTFLEELPELEVLSFMSFTLKAPFPAFTSVLGLKKLVEVRIPRETLDTAEYAFLEVAIPNIIKGFENETFWPLYINKDYTDQGYVSLLGKGEGRIKLNHPDTEEKLEAYMKKFEYHKKIAREIIRSQ; from the coding sequence ATGAAACAGGAAAGTGAAGGATTGTTAGGAAAAATAGATCATTACTGGAAAATGATTCCGACTCATCATACACTGTCTTATTCTGTAGATAAAGAGAGTTTTGATAATAGAACGGTTAAAATTTTAACACTCAGTAAGCACCATCAAAACTGGAAACGTATTTTTGAATGTCCTGACCTTGAGGAAATACATTTGGATAATCCCAGCCAGGAACAGCTTCAAGCAATGAATGAACTTAAATGGCTTAAAAGATTAAGATTAAAATCTTTTCGGGCTAAAGATATTGGCTTTATCCGTTCTCTGATAGGTTTAGAAGAAGTTTCATTGGAATATGTTTCCGGCTTTTCAGACCTTTCTCCATTGCAAAGTCTTCCTAATTTGAAAGCGCTGCATCTTGAAAATCTCCGGAAGGTTTCCTGCTTTGAAGGACTGCAAGGAATTAAAAATCTAAAATACCTTCATATTAGCGGAACTTTAGACTGGAAACAACCTATTGAAAATTTCACATTTCTAGAAGAGCTTCCGGAACTTGAAGTCCTCAGTTTTATGTCTTTTACTCTTAAAGCTCCGTTTCCAGCTTTTACATCTGTTTTAGGACTTAAAAAGCTTGTGGAGGTAAGAATACCAAGAGAAACATTAGATACAGCAGAATATGCTTTTTTAGAGGTTGCTATACCTAACATAATAAAAGGATTTGAAAATGAAACTTTCTGGCCATTGTATATTAATAAAGATTACACAGATCAGGGGTATGTAAGTTTACTTGGAAAAGGAGAGGGTAGAATAAAGCTTAATCATCCTGATACTGAAGAGAAATTAGAGGCTTACATGAAAAAATTTGAATATCATAAGAAAATTGCCAGAGAAATCATTCGAAGTCAATAA
- a CDS encoding acetyl-CoA C-acyltransferase, producing the protein MKEAFIIAAKRTPIGGFMGSLSGFTAPQLGAIAIQKAYEGVGISPENIDSVYMGNVLSAGVGQSPARQAAIFSNIPVDKDAATVNKVCASGMKAAIIGTQQIQLGLEHLVMTGGMESMSNVPHYQYLRKGQKLGNTISTDGLIKDGLWDVYHDFHMGSAAELGVKKYGLTRQQLDDYALMSYKRAQEAAAGNKFSAELFSISIEGKKGSVTMDRDEDIDKLIPEKISLLKPAFEDDGMLTAANSSNLNDGAAAILIGSSEALQEFNLKPLAKIITYADAAQSPEWFTTSPSVAIQKVLKIAGLSLSDIDYFEINEAYSSVILSNQQILGYDLDKVNVYGGAVALGHPIGASGARIMATLVNVLRQERGRYGIAAICNGGGGASAILIENLN; encoded by the coding sequence ATGAAAGAAGCATTTATCATTGCAGCAAAAAGAACACCTATTGGTGGTTTTATGGGAAGTTTGTCAGGCTTTACTGCTCCGCAGCTTGGGGCTATAGCTATACAGAAAGCTTATGAAGGTGTAGGAATTTCCCCAGAGAATATAGACAGTGTATACATGGGAAATGTATTAAGTGCAGGAGTAGGACAGTCACCGGCAAGACAGGCTGCTATTTTTTCAAACATTCCTGTAGATAAAGATGCTGCTACAGTGAATAAAGTATGTGCTTCCGGAATGAAGGCCGCCATCATCGGGACACAACAGATCCAGCTCGGACTGGAGCATCTTGTTATGACGGGGGGAATGGAAAGTATGAGCAATGTACCGCATTATCAATATCTTCGAAAAGGTCAGAAACTAGGTAATACTATTTCTACAGATGGCTTGATTAAAGATGGTCTGTGGGATGTGTACCACGATTTTCACATGGGGAGTGCTGCAGAGTTAGGAGTAAAAAAATATGGTTTAACAAGGCAGCAATTGGATGATTATGCATTAATGTCTTACAAAAGAGCTCAGGAAGCAGCTGCTGGGAACAAATTCAGTGCAGAATTATTCAGCATCTCAATAGAAGGAAAAAAAGGAAGTGTAACGATGGATAGAGATGAGGATATAGATAAGCTTATTCCTGAAAAGATCTCTCTGCTAAAACCGGCTTTTGAGGATGATGGGATGCTCACTGCTGCCAATTCAAGCAATCTGAATGATGGCGCTGCTGCAATCCTGATTGGCTCTTCAGAGGCTCTCCAAGAATTTAATCTTAAACCATTAGCTAAAATTATTACGTATGCGGATGCCGCTCAATCTCCTGAGTGGTTTACAACCTCTCCATCAGTTGCCATTCAAAAAGTACTGAAAATCGCAGGACTCAGCCTTTCTGATATTGATTACTTTGAAATCAATGAAGCCTATTCTTCTGTAATTCTATCCAATCAGCAGATCCTTGGGTATGATCTAGATAAAGTAAATGTGTATGGCGGTGCTGTGGCATTAGGGCATCCAATTGGGGCTTCGGGAGCCAGGATTATGGCGACCTTAGTGAATGTGCTGCGCCAGGAAAGGGGAAGATATGGTATTGCAGCCATTTGTAATGGTGGTGGAGGGGCTTCAGCAATTCTTATTGAAAATCTGAATTAA
- a CDS encoding endonuclease V: MIYAFDTYYYEDYANTVCIGFEDWTSDRELEIFTEQTPITSEYESGAFYKRELPCILSLLNKIVVKQGDIIIVDGYVTLDNEGKIGLGGYLYEALQEKYPIVGIAKNEFTTPDSQRRSVLRGDSKTPLFVTAKGIDVEQVKLNVEHMHGPYRIPTLLKKLDQLSRI, from the coding sequence ATGATTTACGCTTTTGATACTTACTATTATGAAGATTATGCCAATACCGTGTGTATTGGATTTGAAGACTGGACCTCCGATCGGGAGTTAGAAATCTTTACAGAGCAGACGCCCATTACTTCAGAATATGAAAGTGGAGCCTTTTACAAAAGAGAATTGCCGTGTATTTTGAGTTTACTTAATAAGATTGTGGTAAAACAAGGAGATATAATCATTGTAGATGGCTATGTCACTCTTGATAATGAAGGAAAAATTGGTCTCGGTGGATATCTTTATGAAGCTTTACAGGAGAAATATCCAATAGTAGGAATTGCAAAAAATGAATTTACGACACCCGATTCTCAAAGAAGAAGTGTACTCCGTGGTGATAGTAAAACCCCTCTTTTTGTGACTGCAAAAGGAATTGATGTAGAACAGGTTAAGCTAAATGTGGAACATATGCATGGTCCTTACAGGATTCCTACCTTATTGAAAAAACTGGATCAACTCAGCAGAATATAA
- a CDS encoding GNAT family N-acetyltransferase — protein sequence MNIIIREARLEDIPQIQVVRNSVKENILSNPALVTDKDCEWFMFERGKGWVGEADGRIVGFSIVDLQENNIWALFVHPDFENKKVGRKLHDIMLDWYFEQTKSNIWLGTSPQTKAETFYRKSGWQEIGMHGKNEIKFEMTYDHWKNK from the coding sequence ATGAATATAATCATTCGTGAAGCCAGATTAGAAGATATTCCCCAAATTCAGGTGGTAAGAAACTCAGTGAAAGAAAATATCTTATCTAATCCCGCGCTGGTTACAGACAAGGATTGTGAATGGTTTATGTTTGAAAGGGGAAAAGGCTGGGTAGGTGAAGCAGATGGCCGTATTGTAGGCTTTTCGATTGTTGATTTGCAAGAAAATAATATCTGGGCATTATTTGTACATCCTGATTTCGAAAACAAAAAGGTTGGAAGAAAGCTCCATGACATCATGCTTGATTGGTATTTTGAACAGACCAAAAGCAATATTTGGCTTGGGACCTCGCCTCAGACAAAGGCAGAAACTTTTTATCGGAAATCAGGCTGGCAGGAGATCGGAATGCATGGGAAAAATGAGATTAAGTTTGAGATGACCTATGACCACTGGAAAAATAAATAG
- a CDS encoding M28 family metallopeptidase: protein MKKLLIPLIALAMMTSCGTAQVADGPSTKRTAEKPDKAFMNAYKMIKADELKKNLYVIASDEMEGRDTGSKGQKKAGEYMVNYYKNLGISYPKALGSYYQKVPSDFMKKRGGGNLPDSENILAFIEGSEKPEEIVVVSAHYDHVGTKNGVVYNGADDDGSGTVAVMEMAKAFQEAKKAGNGPKRSVLFLHVTGEEHGLFGSEYYTDNPVFPLANTVVDLNIDMIGRDDPDNRGKQYVYVIGSDMLSSQLKVINEEANRKTNNLELNYKYDDLNDPQQLYYRSDHYNFAKNNVPVAFFFDGIHEDYHKPTDDPEKIDYKLLEKRTQLVFTTAWDIANRAERIVVDKK from the coding sequence ATGAAAAAACTACTTATACCGCTAATTGCCCTTGCCATGATGACGAGCTGCGGAACAGCACAAGTTGCTGATGGCCCATCTACAAAACGCACGGCTGAGAAACCAGATAAAGCGTTTATGAATGCTTACAAAATGATTAAAGCCGATGAGTTAAAGAAAAATCTGTATGTGATTGCCTCAGACGAAATGGAAGGGAGAGATACAGGGAGCAAAGGCCAGAAAAAAGCGGGTGAGTATATGGTCAATTATTATAAAAACTTAGGAATTTCTTATCCCAAAGCCTTAGGTTCTTATTATCAGAAAGTTCCTTCGGATTTTATGAAAAAAAGAGGCGGGGGTAATCTTCCGGACTCAGAAAATATCCTGGCTTTTATAGAAGGAAGTGAAAAACCTGAGGAAATTGTAGTGGTTTCTGCACATTATGACCATGTGGGAACCAAAAATGGAGTCGTATACAATGGTGCTGATGATGACGGAAGTGGGACTGTTGCTGTAATGGAGATGGCCAAAGCTTTCCAGGAAGCTAAAAAAGCTGGGAATGGTCCTAAAAGATCTGTTTTGTTTCTTCATGTAACCGGAGAGGAACATGGTTTATTTGGTTCAGAATATTATACGGATAATCCTGTTTTTCCACTCGCTAATACTGTTGTGGACCTTAATATTGATATGATCGGACGTGATGATCCGGATAACAGAGGAAAACAATATGTGTATGTGATAGGTTCTGATATGCTAAGCTCCCAGCTTAAGGTAATTAATGAAGAAGCTAACAGAAAGACCAATAATTTAGAGCTGAATTATAAATATGACGATCTTAATGATCCTCAACAGCTATATTATCGTTCAGATCACTATAACTTTGCCAAAAATAATGTTCCGGTAGCATTCTTCTTTGACGGAATTCATGAAGACTATCACAAACCTACAGATGACCCTGAAAAGATTGATTATAAACTTTTGGAGAAAAGAACACAACTTGTTTTTACTACGGCTTGGGACATTGCTAACAGAGCAGAAAGAATTGTGGTAGATAAAAAATAA
- a CDS encoding aminotransferase class I/II-fold pyridoxal phosphate-dependent enzyme — MKEIDRFTHYSFFTEMSELALKHGSFDLSLGLPDFDIDERLNFFLKEAANLGTHHYEPLAGNPLLIENIILFNSKRKNNISLQVNEVTVIPCATFALHTALKSILNQGDEVIIIQPSYYTYAPSVVMNGGIPVYYDLSHDFTVNWDQFKSCISEKTKAIIINSPQNPTGKIWNKDDWKQLYELINHQEIYLISEEIYDTYCYDEAEHYSSFIHAELRNRTFCIFSFGKMFHTSGWKVSYMLASEDLTALFRKYQQYISYSANAPAQYALAKYLEVFDPCENKRIMQRKRDIFNELLKETPLHIEQEAEGSVFQIVNFRNVSKTMTDVEFSKWLTIDKKVACLPLSAFYNSRQNSDYIRFSFAKKDEVIIRALEHLKKNL, encoded by the coding sequence ATGAAAGAAATTGATAGATTTACTCATTATTCATTTTTCACAGAAATGTCTGAACTCGCCTTAAAGCATGGAAGCTTTGATCTTTCATTGGGCCTGCCGGATTTTGATATTGATGAACGTCTTAATTTTTTTTTAAAAGAAGCCGCAAATCTAGGTACCCATCATTATGAACCTCTTGCCGGAAATCCTTTATTAATTGAAAATATCATTCTTTTTAATAGCAAACGGAAAAACAATATTTCTTTACAAGTAAATGAAGTAACCGTTATACCCTGCGCAACCTTTGCTTTACATACTGCACTTAAATCTATTTTAAATCAAGGAGATGAAGTCATTATTATCCAGCCTTCTTATTATACTTATGCCCCTTCCGTTGTGATGAATGGAGGCATTCCTGTTTATTACGACCTGAGTCACGACTTCACCGTCAATTGGGATCAGTTTAAATCCTGTATTTCTGAAAAAACCAAAGCTATTATCATCAATTCACCACAAAACCCTACCGGAAAAATCTGGAATAAGGATGATTGGAAACAATTGTATGAATTAATAAACCATCAGGAAATTTATTTGATTTCAGAAGAGATCTATGATACTTATTGCTATGATGAAGCAGAGCATTACAGTTCATTTATTCATGCAGAGCTTAGAAACAGGACATTCTGTATTTTTTCATTCGGAAAGATGTTTCATACTTCAGGGTGGAAAGTAAGTTATATGCTCGCTTCAGAAGACCTTACAGCTTTATTCAGGAAGTATCAGCAATATATTTCCTACAGTGCCAATGCTCCTGCTCAATATGCCCTGGCCAAGTATCTGGAAGTATTTGACCCTTGTGAAAACAAAAGAATAATGCAGAGAAAACGGGATATTTTCAATGAATTACTGAAGGAAACCCCATTACACATTGAGCAAGAAGCTGAGGGTAGTGTTTTTCAGATTGTCAATTTCAGAAATGTTTCCAAAACCATGACTGATGTAGAATTTTCAAAATGGCTCACCATTGATAAAAAAGTAGCCTGCCTCCCGCTCTCCGCTTTTTATAACTCCAGACAGAATTCAGATTATATACGATTCAGCTTTGCCAAGAAGGATGAAGTGATCATCCGGGCGCTGGAACATCTTAAAAAAAATCTATAA
- a CDS encoding sodium-translocating pyrophosphatase yields the protein MDLFMLVPIFGVIALLYTFLQSNWVSKQNAGNEKMKTISGHIADGAMAFLKAEYKVLAYFVVIVAILLAVMGSSNANSHWSIGLAFVVGAIFSATAGFIGMKIATKANVRTAEAARTSLSKALKVSFTGGSVMGMGVAGLAVLGLGALFLIIKQIFAPEAAVDSHEMETTIEILTGFSLGAESIALFARVGGGIYTKAADVGADLVGKVEAGIPEDDPRNPATIADNVGDNVGDVAGMGADLFGSYVATVLATMVLGRETISDDSFGGFAPILLPMLIAGTGIIFSMIGTLFVKINDNEGSSTSSVQNALNLGNWGSIVITAIASYFLVTYLLPEKMILRGHEFTKMGVFGAIMVGLVVGTLMSIITEYYTAMGKRPVSSIVRQSSTGHATNIIGGLSVGMESTLLPIIVLAGGIYGSYLCAGLYGVAIAAAGMMATTAMQLAIDAFGPIADNAGGIAEMSELPKEVREKTDILDAVGNTTAATGKGFAIASAALTALALFAAFVGIAGIDGIDIYRADVLAGLFVGGMIPFIFSSLAITAVGQAAMAMVEEVRRQFREIPGILEGKAQPEYEKCVAISTDASIRKMMLPGAIAIISPLLIGFIFGPEVLGGFLAGATVSGVLMGMFQNNAGGAWDNAKKSFEKGVDINGQTYYKGSEPHKASVTGDTVGDPFKDTSGPSMNILIKLMSIVSLVIAPTLAVIHKDKIEANRKAKIESLTGISGVAATSSDLKVPVVTGEVKGHLNESGDFVYETGNLQKIKLKGGKTIELGETSQLYQLYNSVNQKDKAIMDPNKWYTIENLYFETGSSDLKAGYELQLNNLAEILNAYPDLKIKLGGYTDNSGNEESNQKLSNLRAQTAKLKLLELGVSADRIEAEGYGSQHPICEANDTEECKAKNRRIDVRVLAL from the coding sequence ATGGATCTATTTATGTTAGTACCAATTTTTGGTGTCATCGCTTTGCTCTATACATTTCTTCAAAGCAACTGGGTGAGTAAACAGAATGCCGGAAATGAAAAGATGAAAACAATCAGCGGCCATATTGCTGATGGTGCCATGGCCTTCTTAAAAGCCGAATATAAAGTCTTAGCCTATTTTGTCGTCATTGTGGCCATTCTTTTGGCTGTAATGGGATCAAGCAATGCCAATTCTCACTGGAGTATAGGGCTTGCCTTTGTGGTGGGTGCTATTTTTTCTGCTACAGCTGGTTTTATAGGGATGAAAATCGCAACCAAAGCCAATGTAAGGACTGCGGAGGCCGCAAGAACTTCCTTATCTAAAGCACTTAAAGTTTCTTTTACGGGAGGTTCCGTTATGGGAATGGGAGTTGCAGGACTTGCTGTATTGGGATTAGGAGCCCTGTTTTTAATCATTAAACAGATTTTTGCACCGGAAGCTGCCGTAGATTCCCATGAAATGGAAACAACCATAGAAATTCTTACCGGATTTTCCCTTGGCGCAGAATCTATTGCTCTTTTTGCAAGAGTTGGCGGTGGTATTTATACAAAAGCAGCTGATGTTGGTGCTGACTTAGTGGGAAAAGTAGAGGCTGGAATCCCAGAGGATGACCCAAGAAACCCGGCAACCATTGCAGACAATGTAGGTGACAATGTAGGAGATGTGGCAGGGATGGGAGCAGACCTTTTCGGATCTTATGTAGCGACTGTATTGGCAACAATGGTATTGGGAAGAGAAACCATTTCTGATGATTCATTTGGAGGTTTTGCGCCGATTCTTCTACCTATGCTGATTGCAGGAACAGGGATTATCTTTTCAATGATAGGAACTTTATTTGTAAAAATCAATGATAATGAAGGTTCATCTACTTCCAGTGTACAAAATGCCTTGAATTTAGGAAACTGGGGCAGTATTGTGATTACAGCAATAGCCTCTTATTTTCTAGTAACATATCTTCTTCCTGAAAAAATGATCCTAAGAGGCCATGAATTTACCAAAATGGGTGTATTTGGGGCCATCATGGTAGGGTTGGTTGTAGGAACCCTGATGAGTATTATCACAGAATATTATACTGCTATGGGCAAGAGACCGGTTTCCAGTATTGTGAGACAGTCTTCAACCGGACATGCTACCAATATTATCGGTGGACTTTCTGTCGGAATGGAATCAACATTACTTCCGATCATTGTATTGGCAGGAGGAATCTATGGCTCTTATCTATGTGCCGGATTGTATGGTGTAGCGATTGCGGCCGCCGGAATGATGGCTACTACAGCGATGCAGTTAGCAATCGATGCTTTTGGTCCAATTGCAGATAACGCCGGAGGTATTGCTGAGATGAGTGAGCTTCCTAAAGAAGTTCGTGAAAAAACAGATATTCTGGATGCTGTAGGAAATACAACCGCTGCTACAGGAAAAGGATTTGCTATCGCTTCTGCAGCATTAACGGCATTAGCACTGTTTGCAGCTTTTGTTGGAATCGCAGGTATTGATGGTATTGATATCTACAGAGCAGATGTTCTGGCAGGTCTATTCGTGGGCGGAATGATTCCGTTTATATTCTCTTCATTAGCCATTACCGCTGTTGGACAGGCTGCTATGGCCATGGTAGAAGAAGTAAGAAGACAATTCCGTGAGATTCCAGGAATCTTAGAAGGTAAAGCCCAGCCAGAATACGAAAAATGTGTAGCGATTTCTACCGATGCATCCATCCGAAAAATGATGCTGCCAGGAGCTATTGCCATTATTTCACCATTATTAATTGGGTTCATCTTTGGGCCTGAGGTGCTGGGAGGTTTCCTTGCAGGAGCTACGGTAAGTGGTGTATTAATGGGGATGTTTCAGAATAACGCTGGAGGGGCTTGGGATAATGCTAAAAAATCATTTGAAAAAGGAGTTGATATCAATGGCCAGACCTACTACAAAGGTTCAGAACCTCATAAAGCTTCTGTAACAGGAGATACAGTAGGAGATCCGTTTAAAGATACTTCAGGCCCGTCAATGAATATTCTGATTAAGCTGATGTCGATTGTTTCATTAGTAATTGCACCTACTTTAGCAGTGATACATAAAGATAAAATTGAAGCTAATAGAAAGGCGAAAATTGAAAGTTTAACAGGAATTTCAGGAGTTGCTGCAACTTCTTCAGACCTTAAAGTGCCGGTTGTTACAGGGGAAGTGAAAGGCCATCTTAATGAAAGCGGAGACTTTGTATACGAAACCGGAAATCTGCAAAAAATAAAACTGAAAGGTGGAAAAACAATAGAATTAGGTGAAACCAGCCAGCTATATCAGTTGTATAATTCAGTCAATCAAAAAGATAAGGCGATCATGGATCCTAATAAATGGTATACCATTGAAAATCTGTATTTTGAAACAGGGTCAAGTGATCTGAAAGCAGGATATGAGTTGCAGCTGAATAATCTGGCAGAAATTCTGAATGCTTATCCTGATCTGAAAATAAAATTAGGCGGCTATACTGACAATAGTGGTAATGAAGAAAGCAATCAGAAATTATCTAATCTGAGAGCACAAACAGCAAAACTTAAGCTGTTGGAACTAGGAGTATCGGCTGATAGGATAGAAGCAGAAGGATATGGTTCCCAGCATCCGATTTGTGAAGCCAATGACACTGAAGAATGTAAAGCAAAAAACAGAAGAATTGATGTGAGGGTTCTGGCTCTCTAA
- a CDS encoding inorganic pyrophosphatase has protein sequence MIPNFKAHPWHGISAGEDAPNVVNVFVEIVPSDTIKYEVDKETGYLKVDRPQKFSNIIPALYGFVPRTYCDKEVMRLAVESGANDVTMGDHDPLDICVLSSHNIHAGGLLMEAIPIGGFKMIDGGEADDKIVAVMINDHAFGHFRDITELPEAEVRRLMHYFLTYKNLPDEPAKCRIQEVYGAEHARKVIKASQTDYADKFGG, from the coding sequence ATGATTCCAAATTTTAAAGCACATCCATGGCACGGAATTTCTGCAGGAGAAGATGCGCCAAATGTTGTAAATGTATTTGTGGAGATTGTTCCTTCAGATACTATTAAATATGAAGTAGATAAAGAAACAGGATATTTAAAAGTAGACAGGCCTCAGAAATTCTCTAACATCATTCCAGCTTTATATGGTTTTGTTCCAAGAACATATTGTGATAAAGAAGTAATGAGATTAGCAGTAGAATCTGGAGCTAATGATGTGACAATGGGAGATCATGACCCGCTTGATATTTGTGTTTTAAGTTCTCACAATATCCACGCTGGAGGTTTATTGATGGAAGCTATTCCAATTGGAGGTTTTAAAATGATCGATGGTGGTGAAGCAGATGATAAAATTGTAGCTGTAATGATTAATGACCATGCTTTCGGACACTTCAGAGATATTACTGAGTTGCCAGAAGCAGAAGTAAGAAGATTGATGCACTATTTCCTAACTTATAAAAACTTACCGGATGAGCCTGCAAAATGCAGAATTCAGGAAGTGTACGGTGCTGAGCATGCAAGAAAAGTGATTAAAGCTTCTCAAACAGATTATGCAGATAAATTCGGAGGATAA
- a CDS encoding phytanoyl-CoA dioxygenase family protein yields MLEQIRHYKLSYMLYNFFKKSKLKHNIPLYKKYGINKSYFSSISSKDFAHLPQTERSIAEDKLSSTAFFNNLSEENKESALRYDDNGYMILRNFISPETAENINIEIEKLMKDGTLKFRYGGKLMFAIHHSEIIRNIGNDKNLLEFLSVLLDGKAKLFQSINFINGSQQKTHSDSIHMTTFPLGGLLGVWIALEDVDENNGALHYIPGSHKLPYFLNSDYDNEGTALKIGKKSYKAYEEFLEDKVKELGLKKKFLELKKEIC; encoded by the coding sequence ATGTTAGAACAAATTCGTCATTATAAATTATCTTATATGCTTTATAATTTCTTTAAAAAAAGTAAATTAAAGCATAATATTCCACTATATAAAAAGTACGGGATCAACAAAAGTTACTTTTCGAGTATTTCAAGTAAAGATTTTGCTCATCTTCCTCAGACAGAAAGGAGTATTGCTGAAGATAAACTGTCATCCACTGCTTTTTTTAACAATTTATCAGAAGAAAATAAAGAAAGTGCTCTTCGTTATGATGACAACGGGTATATGATCCTGAGAAATTTTATCAGCCCGGAAACCGCAGAAAATATCAATATTGAGATTGAAAAGCTGATGAAAGACGGAACTTTAAAATTCCGTTATGGTGGAAAACTCATGTTTGCTATTCATCATTCTGAAATTATTAGAAATATCGGCAACGATAAAAACCTGCTGGAGTTTCTGTCTGTTTTATTAGATGGCAAAGCGAAACTATTTCAAAGTATCAATTTTATAAATGGAAGCCAGCAGAAAACCCATTCAGATAGTATTCACATGACAACATTCCCATTGGGAGGGCTTTTAGGAGTCTGGATTGCTTTGGAAGATGTGGATGAGAATAATGGAGCATTACATTATATTCCGGGAAGTCATAAATTACCCTATTTCCTCAACTCAGACTATGATAATGAAGGAACAGCTTTAAAAATAGGGAAGAAGAGTTATAAAGCTTACGAAGAGTTTCTGGAAGATAAGGTCAAAGAATTGGGATTGAAAAAGAAGTTTTTAGAGCTAAAAAAGGAGATATGCTGA
- the radC gene encoding RadC family protein, producing the protein MSLKFLAEDDRPREKFLQKGKNALSDSELLAIIMGSGNREESVVELARKILASVNNSWHQLSLLSVQDLMKFKGIGEAKAISIITALEIGRRRAGQEIPERSVIGNSNDAYSILRNQLSDLRTEEFWAIFLNNSNKVIYTSQLTQGGISQSIVDVRVLFRTALEHFSTGVIVAHNHPSGSLKPSKEDITITQKIKEAGKVLNIQLLDHIIITQNSYFSFSDTGIL; encoded by the coding sequence ATGTCCTTAAAATTTCTGGCAGAAGACGATAGACCACGGGAGAAGTTCTTGCAAAAAGGTAAGAATGCACTTTCCGATTCTGAGCTTCTAGCCATTATTATGGGAAGTGGCAACAGGGAAGAGAGTGTGGTAGAACTGGCTAGAAAAATTTTAGCATCTGTAAACAATAGTTGGCATCAGCTAAGTTTGCTTTCTGTTCAAGACCTGATGAAATTTAAAGGGATAGGCGAGGCTAAAGCTATTTCTATTATTACAGCTTTAGAAATCGGGAGAAGAAGAGCAGGACAGGAAATCCCGGAACGTTCTGTTATTGGGAACAGCAATGATGCCTATTCAATCCTGAGAAATCAGCTGTCGGATCTACGAACTGAAGAATTTTGGGCTATTTTTCTTAATAACAGCAATAAAGTAATATACACTTCACAACTGACACAAGGCGGAATCAGCCAGTCTATTGTAGATGTAAGAGTTCTGTTTCGAACTGCCCTTGAACATTTTTCAACAGGAGTGATAGTTGCCCACAATCATCCTTCAGGAAGCCTGAAGCCAAGCAAAGAAGATATTACTATTACACAAAAAATAAAAGAAGCTGGAAAAGTATTGAATATTCAGCTTTTAGACCATATTATCATTACACAAAATTCATATTTTAGTTTTTCGGACACAGGAATATTATGA
- a CDS encoding murein L,D-transpeptidase catalytic domain-containing protein: MKHFIFLLILLVSCSKAKSQQAEVLGVPQSKILEIKSFIKDKAYNQDLAIFINFKIPSGKYRYFIYDLKNNKIVQKAIVAHGSGSVISGSTALKFSNIEGSYQSSLGKYAIGGSYMGQFGKAYRLKGLDSTNDNAIQRAIVLHSFSSVPDVESEQPACLSLGCPMLSIKAFKETAKYIDQSEKPIILYTFY, from the coding sequence ATGAAACACTTTATCTTTCTTTTGATACTTTTAGTTTCCTGCTCAAAAGCTAAATCGCAGCAGGCAGAGGTGTTGGGAGTGCCCCAATCCAAAATTTTAGAAATTAAAAGTTTTATTAAAGATAAAGCCTATAATCAGGACCTTGCCATTTTTATTAATTTTAAAATCCCATCAGGAAAATATCGTTATTTTATTTACGACCTGAAAAATAATAAAATAGTACAAAAGGCTATTGTTGCTCATGGTTCAGGATCTGTAATTTCAGGATCAACAGCTTTGAAATTCAGTAATATTGAAGGTTCTTATCAATCTTCTCTTGGAAAATATGCGATTGGAGGAAGCTATATGGGGCAATTTGGAAAAGCTTACCGCTTAAAAGGGCTGGATTCTACAAACGATAATGCCATCCAAAGAGCTATTGTTCTTCATTCTTTTAGCAGTGTTCCCGATGTAGAGTCTGAACAACCAGCATGTTTGAGTCTGGGCTGTCCAATGCTTTCCATCAAAGCTTTTAAAGAAACAGCAAAATATATAGACCAATCAGAGAAACCAATTATCCTATATACTTTCTACTAA